One window of Paenibacillus albicereus genomic DNA carries:
- a CDS encoding HD family phosphohydrolase, translating into MDRKSAETRNAAEQPSWAASWKQSTGIRLALCVLFVLLFYLNLSPHLIPQTYNITLGEESGRDIVASKSLEDKIATAKAQELAAESVEPISSSLPLKPEAILNRVFNRIEVLNQDEGVSTSDKIEIYRGEIPSYYNEYIDEFVRTNSGKPDISEALLEEMSRVAKSQSYAVPAEVFYKLPALTPAQVAEMRQVAVNVARKLSADSIREAETSRAKVAELVNASSLTQRTTREVVQELARMSLMPNKFLDSAATEEARELARQNTTPVIIKEGGVIVKKGEVVTQEKLDMLAGAGLLGGQRSYWPQLGLLLTSLLFLLVLMVYLYQSGRIGGVKPRYNNMHLFMLWLILFLDLALMQATALAQSPAMPYIGYLAPAAVGTMLITLLLDKHLAIVSSFVFAIMGSIIFNHDVNLIFDFRYGFVICVVSFSAIFTVHRASQRSTILKAGIMASLFGAVTVLALLLLGDLPERQELLYSLGFAFVSGLITAVLVIGLMPFFELSFGILSALKLVELSNPNHPLLRKLLTETPGTYHHSVMVGNLSEAAAEAIGADGLLCRVGSYYHDIGKTKRPGYFIENQSGENPHDSIDPKLSKSIIVAHARDGVEMLKQHGIPKPLRDIAEQHHGTTSLKFFYFKAVKQAEAEGIEPDFTEDEFRYPGPKAQSKEAAIVGIADCVEAAVRSLRSPTMENVESMIQKIIKSRLDDGQFNECDLTLKELDKIGQTLKEAVIGIFHSRIEYPEEVKSKEKLA; encoded by the coding sequence ATGGACCGGAAGAGCGCCGAGACCCGGAACGCGGCCGAACAGCCTTCATGGGCAGCCAGCTGGAAGCAGAGCACGGGCATCCGCCTGGCGCTCTGCGTTTTGTTCGTGCTGCTGTTCTACCTCAACCTCTCGCCGCATCTGATTCCCCAGACGTACAATATTACGCTCGGCGAGGAGAGCGGCCGGGACATCGTCGCATCCAAAAGCCTCGAGGACAAGATCGCCACAGCCAAAGCCCAGGAGCTGGCGGCCGAGTCGGTGGAGCCGATCTCAAGCTCGCTGCCGCTCAAGCCGGAAGCGATCCTGAACCGCGTCTTCAACCGGATCGAGGTGCTCAACCAGGACGAGGGAGTCAGCACGAGCGACAAGATCGAGATCTATCGCGGAGAGATTCCGTCTTATTACAACGAATACATCGACGAGTTCGTGCGGACGAACAGCGGCAAGCCGGATATCAGCGAGGCGCTCCTGGAGGAGATGTCCCGGGTCGCCAAGAGCCAGAGCTACGCGGTTCCGGCCGAGGTGTTCTACAAGCTGCCGGCGCTGACGCCCGCCCAGGTCGCGGAGATGCGGCAGGTGGCGGTCAACGTCGCCCGCAAGCTGTCGGCGGACTCCATCCGCGAGGCGGAGACGTCCCGCGCCAAGGTGGCGGAGCTCGTCAACGCGAGCTCGCTGACGCAGCGGACGACGCGGGAGGTCGTGCAGGAGCTGGCGCGCATGTCGCTCATGCCCAACAAGTTCCTCGATTCGGCCGCGACCGAAGAAGCGCGCGAGCTGGCACGCCAGAATACGACGCCGGTCATCATCAAGGAAGGCGGCGTCATCGTCAAGAAGGGCGAGGTCGTCACGCAGGAGAAGCTCGACATGCTGGCCGGAGCCGGCCTGCTCGGGGGGCAGCGCAGCTACTGGCCGCAGCTCGGCCTGCTGCTGACGAGCCTGCTGTTCCTGCTCGTGCTGATGGTCTACCTGTACCAGAGCGGCCGCATCGGCGGCGTCAAGCCGCGCTACAACAACATGCACCTGTTCATGCTCTGGCTGATCCTGTTCCTCGATCTGGCGCTCATGCAGGCGACAGCGCTGGCGCAGTCGCCGGCGATGCCGTATATCGGCTACCTGGCCCCGGCCGCCGTCGGCACGATGCTCATCACGCTGCTGCTGGACAAGCATCTGGCGATCGTCAGCTCGTTCGTGTTCGCGATCATGGGCAGCATCATCTTCAACCACGACGTGAACCTGATCTTCGACTTCCGCTACGGCTTCGTCATCTGCGTCGTCTCGTTCAGCGCCATCTTCACGGTGCACCGGGCCAGCCAGCGCTCGACGATCCTCAAGGCCGGCATCATGGCGAGCCTGTTCGGCGCCGTGACCGTGCTGGCGCTGCTGCTGCTCGGCGATCTGCCGGAGCGCCAGGAGCTGCTCTACTCGCTCGGCTTCGCCTTCGTCAGCGGACTCATCACGGCAGTGCTCGTCATCGGCCTGATGCCGTTTTTCGAGCTCAGCTTCGGCATCCTGTCGGCGCTCAAGCTCGTGGAGCTGTCGAATCCGAACCATCCGCTGCTGCGCAAGCTCCTGACGGAGACGCCGGGAACCTACCATCACAGCGTCATGGTCGGCAACCTGTCGGAGGCGGCGGCCGAGGCGATCGGAGCCGACGGCCTGCTGTGCCGGGTCGGGTCCTACTATCACGACATCGGCAAGACGAAGCGTCCCGGCTATTTCATCGAGAACCAGAGCGGCGAAAATCCGCATGACAGCATCGATCCGAAGCTGAGCAAGTCGATCATCGTGGCCCATGCCCGCGACGGGGTGGAGATGCTCAAGCAGCACGGCATCCCGAAGCCGCTGCGAGATATCGCGGAGCAGCACCACGGCACGACGTCGCTCAAGTTCTTCTACTTCAAGGCGGTCAAGCAGGCGGAGGCGGAAGGGATCGAGCCGGACTTCACCGAGGACGAATTCCGCTATCCGGGGCCCAAGGCGCAGTCCAAGGAGGCGGCGATCGTCGGCATCGCGGATTGCGTCGAGGCAGCGGTCCGCAGCCTGCGCAGCCCGACGATGGAGAACGTCGAGTCGATGATCCAGAAGATCATCAAGAGCCGCCTGGACGACGGCCAGTTCAACGAGTGCGATCTGACGCTCAAGGAGCTGGACAAGATCGGCCAGACGCTGAAGGAAGCCGTCATCGGCATCTTTCATTCGCGGATCGAATATCCGGAAGAGGTCAAATCAAAGGAGAAGCTGGCATGA
- a CDS encoding PhoH family protein has product MPTETRTVKIALDNAAEGLALFGPRDHYLRLIEEQTESTIRSREAEIVISGPEAEVASLEQLYTVLLQLVRGGYSPSERDMQYAFDLSRTLEADQLLDLFKMELTSTFRGKPIRVKTIGQRHYVKTVKAKDIVFGIGPAGTGKTYLAVVLAVAALKEGAVKKILLTRPAVEAGESLGFLPGDLQEKVDPYLRPLYDALHDVLGPEATAKAFERGIIEIAPLAYMRGRTLDDSYIILDEAQNTTPEQMKMFLTRLGFGSKMIVTGDVTQIDLPRGKKSGLREAQRILAGIPEIGFITFTEADVVRHSLVQKIILAYNEDDENQA; this is encoded by the coding sequence TTGCCGACTGAGACGAGAACCGTAAAGATTGCACTGGACAACGCCGCGGAGGGCCTCGCGCTGTTCGGCCCCCGCGACCACTACTTGAGGCTGATCGAAGAGCAGACGGAGTCGACGATCCGCTCGCGAGAGGCCGAGATCGTCATCAGCGGTCCTGAGGCGGAGGTCGCCTCGCTCGAGCAGCTGTACACCGTGCTGCTGCAGCTCGTGCGGGGCGGCTATTCGCCGTCCGAGCGGGACATGCAGTATGCGTTCGACCTGTCCCGCACGCTGGAGGCGGACCAGCTGCTCGACCTGTTCAAGATGGAGCTGACTTCCACATTCCGCGGCAAGCCGATCCGGGTCAAGACGATCGGGCAGCGGCATTACGTCAAGACCGTCAAGGCCAAGGACATCGTGTTCGGCATCGGTCCGGCGGGCACCGGCAAGACTTATCTCGCCGTCGTGCTGGCCGTCGCGGCGCTCAAGGAAGGCGCCGTCAAGAAGATCCTGCTGACGCGTCCCGCCGTGGAGGCGGGCGAGAGCCTCGGCTTCCTCCCCGGAGACCTTCAAGAAAAGGTCGATCCGTACTTGCGTCCGCTTTACGACGCTTTGCACGACGTGCTCGGTCCGGAAGCGACGGCCAAGGCCTTCGAGCGAGGCATCATCGAGATCGCTCCGCTCGCTTATATGAGGGGCCGGACGCTTGACGATTCGTACATCATTCTCGACGAAGCCCAGAATACGACGCCGGAGCAGATGAAGATGTTCCTGACGAGGCTGGGCTTCGGCTCCAAGATGATCGTAACCGGCGACGTGACGCAGATCGACCTTCCGCGAGGCAAGAAGTCGGGCCTGCGCGAAGCGCAGCGGATTCTCGCCGGCATTCCCGAGATCGGCTTCATTACGTTCACCGAAGCCGATGTCGTGCGCCACTCGCTGGTTCAGAAGATCATTCTCGCTTATAATGAGGATGACGAAAACCAAGCATAG
- the yqfD gene encoding sporulation protein YqfD: MKVGWLQRAKGIVTVQVRGGEPEALVNGALEDGLSLWSIRRTSPEHMVFSLTVPDFFRLRPYLRRTGCRVHVTQREGLPFWLRKAGKRKFFLGGVVLFFTAMYLLSSLLWNIEVRGNKTIRTEDLLAAAKAEGVHPFQWEWKLPEPSDLAKRLSQRLPDAAWIGVEKKGTRLIIQVVETKKPQARALRSTRHLIASADAVVTRIIADKGRPVVHVNSRVKKGQTLISGTIGEGSNTATVVADGEVRGLVWYEYNVVSPLVRTVNVYTGETKTKWSLVLFGKAFQVSGYGKDSFATSQTREQLQQLGWRGWELPVGRLKETVMELRQDRRQLGREEAVESGLLQARADVLSKAGADAVVKEQKILHEKTDNGKVYLKVLLEVDQSIVKEMPLVQMQGE; this comes from the coding sequence ATGAAGGTAGGCTGGCTGCAGAGAGCAAAAGGCATCGTCACGGTGCAGGTCCGCGGAGGAGAGCCGGAGGCGCTCGTGAACGGCGCGCTTGAGGACGGGCTGTCTCTGTGGTCCATCCGCCGGACGAGCCCGGAGCATATGGTATTTTCGCTGACGGTGCCGGACTTTTTCCGGCTGCGTCCGTATTTGCGGCGGACAGGCTGCCGCGTCCATGTGACGCAGCGGGAAGGCTTGCCGTTCTGGCTGCGGAAGGCCGGGAAGCGCAAGTTTTTCCTCGGCGGCGTCGTGCTCTTTTTCACCGCCATGTACCTGCTGTCCTCGCTGCTGTGGAACATCGAGGTGCGCGGCAACAAGACGATCCGCACGGAAGACCTGCTGGCGGCGGCCAAGGCGGAGGGGGTCCATCCCTTTCAATGGGAGTGGAAGCTGCCGGAGCCGTCCGATCTGGCCAAGCGGCTCTCGCAGCGGCTGCCGGATGCGGCCTGGATCGGCGTGGAGAAAAAAGGGACGAGGCTGATCATCCAGGTCGTCGAGACGAAAAAGCCGCAAGCGCGAGCGCTCCGGAGCACGCGGCATCTGATCGCCTCCGCAGACGCTGTCGTCACCCGCATCATCGCCGACAAAGGGCGTCCGGTCGTGCATGTCAACAGCCGGGTGAAAAAAGGCCAGACGCTCATCTCCGGCACGATCGGAGAGGGGTCCAACACGGCGACCGTCGTGGCGGACGGGGAAGTACGCGGGCTGGTGTGGTACGAGTATAATGTCGTGTCTCCGCTCGTGCGCACGGTAAACGTGTACACGGGAGAGACGAAGACGAAATGGTCGCTCGTGCTGTTCGGTAAGGCGTTTCAGGTGAGCGGCTACGGCAAGGACTCGTTCGCCACGTCCCAGACGAGGGAGCAGCTGCAGCAGCTCGGCTGGCGCGGCTGGGAGCTGCCCGTCGGCCGGCTCAAGGAGACGGTGATGGAGCTGCGGCAGGATCGGCGGCAGCTGGGGCGCGAGGAAGCGGTGGAGAGCGGACTGCTTCAGGCGCGTGCCGACGTCCTGTCGAAAGCCGGCGCGGATGCCGTCGTGAAGGAGCAAAAAATTTTGCATGAGAAGACGGACAATGGTAAAGTTTATTTGAAAGTTCTGTTGGAAGTGGATCAGTCTATCGTCAAGGAAATGCCACTAGTTCAGATGCAAGGAGAATGA
- the yqfC gene encoding sporulation protein YqfC, which translates to MGKLNRKLRKWTADMLDLPQDVAYDLPRMTMIGDRQLYIENHRGVLHFSSEQLRLQLSHGVLEVSGADLVIRTIWTEEVFIEGKIASIQLMDKEGPR; encoded by the coding sequence ATGGGCAAGCTGAACCGCAAGCTGCGCAAATGGACCGCCGACATGCTGGACCTGCCTCAGGATGTAGCCTACGACCTGCCCCGCATGACGATGATCGGCGATCGGCAGCTTTATATCGAGAACCATCGGGGAGTGCTGCACTTCTCGTCGGAGCAGCTGCGGCTGCAGCTGAGCCATGGCGTGCTCGAGGTGAGCGGAGCGGACCTGGTCATCCGCACGATCTGGACCGAGGAAGTGTTCATCGAGGGCAAGATCGCATCGATTCAGCTGATGGACAAGGAGGGGCCGAGATGA
- the floA gene encoding flotillin-like protein FloA (flotillin-like protein involved in membrane lipid rafts), whose protein sequence is MDFAGVGYVVAAIVAVIVIAVFLSFFPIMLWISALASGVRIGIITLVAMRLRRVTPSRIVNPMIKATKAGLGLSINQLESHYLAGGNVDRVVNALIAAQRANIELEFARAAAIDLAGRDVLLAVQMSVNPKVIETPTVAAVAKDGIEVKVKARVTVRANIERLVGGAGEETIIARVGEGIVTTVGSSGSHKDVLENPDLISRTVLGKGLDAGTAFEILSIDIADVDVGKNIGANLQTEQAEADKRIAQAKAEERRAMAVAQEQEMRARVVEMRARVVESESQVPLAMADALKSGKLGVMDYMNLKNVEADTQMRSSIAKPEGQANDTKNGG, encoded by the coding sequence ATGGATTTTGCAGGCGTCGGATATGTCGTCGCCGCAATCGTCGCCGTCATCGTCATCGCCGTCTTTCTAAGCTTCTTCCCGATCATGCTCTGGATCTCGGCTCTCGCCTCGGGCGTGCGCATCGGCATCATCACGCTCGTCGCCATGCGCCTGCGGCGCGTCACGCCAAGCCGCATCGTCAATCCGATGATCAAGGCGACCAAGGCCGGCCTCGGCTTGTCGATCAACCAGCTGGAAAGCCACTATTTGGCGGGCGGCAACGTCGACCGCGTCGTCAATGCCCTGATCGCCGCCCAGCGCGCCAACATCGAGCTGGAGTTCGCCCGTGCGGCGGCGATCGACCTGGCCGGCCGCGACGTGCTTCTGGCCGTGCAGATGAGCGTCAATCCAAAGGTCATCGAGACGCCGACCGTGGCCGCCGTCGCCAAGGACGGCATCGAGGTGAAAGTCAAAGCACGCGTCACGGTGCGCGCCAACATCGAGCGGCTCGTCGGCGGCGCCGGCGAGGAGACGATCATCGCGCGCGTCGGGGAAGGCATCGTCACGACCGTCGGCTCTTCCGGCTCGCATAAGGACGTCCTGGAAAACCCGGACCTGATCTCGCGCACCGTTCTCGGAAAAGGGCTGGACGCCGGCACGGCGTTCGAAATCCTGTCGATCGACATCGCGGACGTCGATGTAGGCAAAAACATCGGCGCCAACCTGCAGACGGAGCAAGCCGAGGCCGACAAGCGCATCGCCCAGGCGAAGGCCGAGGAGCGCCGCGCGATGGCCGTCGCCCAGGAGCAGGAGATGAGGGCGCGAGTCGTCGAGATGAGAGCCCGCGTCGTCGAGTCGGAATCCCAGGTTCCGCTGGCGATGGCCGATGCGCTCAAGTCCGGCAAGCTTGGCGTCATGGATTACATGAACTTGAAGAACGTCGAGGCGGACACCCAGATGCGGAGCAGCATCGCCAAGCCGGAAGGCCAGGCGAACGACACGAAAAACGGAGGCTGA
- a CDS encoding NfeD family protein → MRIAAAGSALFGLLATATASAAGAAGAEGGAVWLADPYVAALLLFAGFTGTMLALLLSGFAAPGLIGIIGFGLFFLGGHQAGYSEGMDVFFFVLGIVLLVLELLVPSFGILGILGAAALVRAILFSFEDMATATIAMLSAFAAAIIVVTLIARRFKERGIWNRFVLRERLTSEEGFVPSASKSSLLGQQGVTVTALRPAGIVDIGGERIDVVTAGEFIAQHARVVVSRVEGTRVIVKEIH, encoded by the coding sequence GTGAGGATAGCGGCTGCAGGCTCCGCTCTATTCGGACTCCTTGCAACCGCCACGGCATCCGCTGCAGGCGCGGCCGGCGCAGAGGGAGGAGCCGTCTGGCTGGCCGATCCGTATGTCGCCGCGCTGCTGCTGTTTGCCGGCTTCACCGGGACGATGCTCGCGCTGCTGCTGTCGGGCTTCGCGGCTCCGGGGCTGATCGGCATCATCGGCTTCGGCCTGTTCTTTCTCGGCGGCCACCAGGCCGGCTACAGCGAAGGAATGGACGTCTTCTTCTTCGTCCTCGGCATCGTGCTGCTCGTGCTGGAGCTGCTCGTCCCGAGCTTCGGAATTCTCGGCATTCTGGGAGCGGCCGCGCTGGTCCGCGCGATCCTGTTCAGCTTCGAGGACATGGCGACGGCGACGATCGCCATGCTGTCGGCATTCGCCGCAGCGATCATCGTCGTCACGCTGATCGCCCGCCGCTTCAAGGAACGGGGGATCTGGAACCGCTTCGTCCTGAGAGAACGATTGACGAGCGAGGAAGGCTTCGTGCCTTCGGCGTCCAAATCGAGCCTCCTCGGACAACAGGGCGTCACGGTGACGGCGCTTCGCCCGGCGGGCATCGTCGATATCGGCGGAGAACGCATTGATGTCGTCACGGCGGGCGAGTTCATCGCTCAGCATGCCAGGGTTGTCGTTTCGCGGGTCGAGGGTACGCGCGTCATCGTCAAGGAAATCCACTAA
- a CDS encoding GatB/YqeY domain-containing protein encodes MSLSQRLDDDMKQAMRDKDKFRLTTIRMVRAAVKNQEIDLKRPLEDGEVLDIVSREIKQRKESLQEFQKAGRDDLVKDVAAEIDIISVYLPAQLTEEEIKAIVQQTIQETGASSKADMGKVMSALMPKVKGRADGKLVNQTVQQFLP; translated from the coding sequence ATGAGCCTTAGCCAAAGATTGGACGACGACATGAAGCAAGCCATGAGGGACAAGGACAAGTTCCGCTTGACCACGATCCGCATGGTGCGCGCAGCTGTGAAGAACCAGGAGATCGACCTGAAGCGACCGCTTGAGGACGGCGAGGTTCTTGACATCGTCAGTCGCGAGATCAAACAGCGCAAAGAATCCCTCCAAGAATTTCAAAAAGCCGGCCGCGACGATCTTGTAAAAGATGTCGCAGCAGAAATTGATATTATTAGTGTCTACCTTCCCGCACAGCTGACCGAAGAAGAGATCAAAGCAATCGTACAGCAGACGATCCAGGAAACCGGTGCTTCTTCCAAGGCCGACATGGGCAAAGTGATGAGCGCTCTCATGCCGAAAGTGAAGGGACGCGCTGACGGTAAGCTAGTAAACCAAACGGTACAGCAATTTCTGCCTTAA
- the rpsU gene encoding 30S ribosomal protein S21, with amino-acid sequence MSETKVRKNETIDAALRRFKRTIAKDGVLAEVKKRKHYEKPSVKRKKKSEAARKRKF; translated from the coding sequence GTGTCTGAAACGAAAGTTCGCAAAAATGAAACCATCGATGCTGCACTCCGCCGCTTCAAGCGCACCATTGCTAAGGACGGCGTCCTGGCTGAGGTGAAAAAGCGCAAGCATTACGAGAAGCCGAGCGTGAAGCGCAAAAAGAAATCCGAGGCTGCGCGCAAGAGAAAGTTTTAG
- a CDS encoding histidine triad nucleotide-binding protein, translated as MSDCIFCKIVEGAIPSSKVFENENVLAFRDIAPAAPVHILIIPKRHLSTMNDAGPEDAALLGELLLTAQKLAAQEGIAESGYRLINNCNSDGGQTAYHLHVHLLGGRPLGALVEGHTS; from the coding sequence GTGAGCGATTGTATTTTCTGCAAGATCGTCGAAGGAGCCATTCCCTCTTCCAAAGTGTTCGAAAACGAGAACGTGCTGGCGTTCCGGGACATCGCGCCAGCGGCGCCCGTACATATTTTGATCATCCCCAAACGCCACCTCTCCACGATGAACGACGCGGGGCCCGAGGACGCCGCGCTGCTGGGCGAGCTGCTGCTCACGGCCCAAAAGCTCGCCGCGCAGGAAGGCATCGCCGAGTCCGGCTACCGCCTCATCAACAACTGCAACTCGGACGGAGGGCAGACCGCCTACCACCTGCATGTGCATCTGCTGGGAGGGCGTCCGCTGGGTGCGCTGGTCGAAGGTCATACGAGTTGA